A genomic window from Pseudomonas leptonychotis includes:
- a CDS encoding energy-coupling factor ABC transporter permease, with translation MIAAHLLSSTSVLLGWLIYLPLLCWAIWRAPWVELCSDLRRQHLLGGTALALFVLWLVRRDFDSGLSYHFIGMTAVTLLLDWPLAMLVGLIAQLGLLALGRQDLAALGVNGVLLVVIPVWVTEACARRVERKQPSNLFVYIFCSGFFAAALGALLCIAAAFALLWLDGLFPMPPWLEDFIGYLWLVIFPEAFINGMLVTALVVFYPDWLETFNRTRYLAAPWKDDDLPR, from the coding sequence ATGATTGCCGCACACTTGTTGTCGTCTACTAGCGTGCTGCTGGGTTGGCTTATCTATCTGCCGCTGCTGTGCTGGGCGATCTGGCGTGCACCCTGGGTCGAACTGTGCAGTGACCTGCGTCGCCAGCACCTGTTAGGCGGCACGGCGCTGGCGCTGTTTGTGCTGTGGTTGGTGCGCCGGGATTTCGACTCGGGGTTGTCCTATCACTTTATCGGGATGACGGCGGTCACTTTACTGCTGGATTGGCCGCTGGCCATGTTAGTGGGGCTGATTGCCCAGCTGGGTTTGCTGGCGTTGGGCCGGCAGGATCTTGCTGCTCTGGGCGTCAATGGTGTGTTGCTGGTGGTTATTCCGGTGTGGGTGACCGAGGCCTGTGCGCGTCGGGTCGAGAGAAAACAGCCGAGTAATCTGTTCGTCTACATATTCTGCAGTGGTTTTTTCGCGGCGGCGCTGGGAGCCTTGCTCTGTATCGCGGCAGCCTTCGCCCTGCTTTGGCTTGATGGTCTGTTTCCGATGCCGCCCTGGCTGGAAGATTTTATCGGCTATCTCTGGTTGGTGATTTTTCCCGAGGCGTTTATCAACGGCATGCTGGTGACAGCGTTAGTCGTGTTCTATCCCGATTGGTTGGAAACCTTTAACCGCACGCGCTATCTAGCTGCGCCCTGGAAGGATGATGATCTACCGCGCTGA
- a CDS encoding prepilin peptidase, whose translation MPLIDFLASHVLAFVLCALLIGLLVGSFLNVLIYRLPKMMQRDWREQAREILELPVEAQAATFNLVLPNSSCPHCAHEIKPWENIPVVSYLFLRGKCSSCKAPISLRYPLVELTCGLLSAYIAWHFGFTWQAGGMLLLTWGLLAMSLIDADHQLLPDSLVLPLLWIGLIANSFGLFTSLEDALWGAIAGYLSLWSVYWLFKLVTGKEGMGYGDFKLLAMLGAWGGWQVLPLTILLSSLVGAVLGLLMLRLRNAEPSTPIPFGPYLAIAGWIALLWGEQITASYLQIAGFR comes from the coding sequence ATGCCCTTAATAGATTTTCTGGCCAGCCATGTGCTGGCCTTTGTTTTATGCGCACTGCTTATCGGTTTATTGGTTGGCAGCTTTCTCAACGTACTGATTTATCGTCTACCGAAAATGATGCAGCGCGACTGGCGTGAACAGGCTCGTGAAATATTGGAGTTACCAGTCGAAGCCCAGGCAGCAACATTCAACCTGGTACTGCCCAACTCAAGCTGCCCGCACTGCGCCCACGAGATAAAGCCCTGGGAGAACATCCCGGTTGTTAGCTATCTGTTTCTGCGCGGTAAATGCTCAAGCTGTAAAGCACCGATTAGCCTGCGCTACCCACTGGTTGAGCTGACCTGCGGACTATTGTCCGCTTACATTGCCTGGCACTTTGGTTTTACCTGGCAAGCCGGCGGCATGCTGCTGTTGACCTGGGGTTTGCTGGCGATGAGCCTAATCGATGCTGATCACCAGCTGCTGCCGGACTCACTGGTGCTGCCGTTACTGTGGATCGGCTTAATCGCCAATAGCTTCGGCCTGTTTACCAGCCTAGAAGATGCACTCTGGGGCGCAATCGCCGGCTACTTGAGCCTGTGGTCGGTGTACTGGCTGTTCAAGCTGGTAACCGGCAAGGAAGGCATGGGCTATGGCGACTTCAAGCTGCTAGCCATGCTAGGCGCGTGGGGTGGTTGGCAGGTATTGCCGCTGACGATATTACTGTCATCACTGGTAGGCGCTGTACTCGGTCTACTCATGCTGCGCCTGCGTAACGCTGAACCCAGCACGCCCATTCCTTTCGGCCCTTACCTGGCGATTGCCGGCTGGATTGCCTTGCTCTGGGGTGAGCAAATTACCGCCAGCTATCTGCAGATTGCCGGCTTCCGCTGA
- the pilB gene encoding type IV-A pilus assembly ATPase PilB gives MNDSVSLTGLARQMVLAELLDEKAAQQAQSQAQRNKLSLVTYLVQNKLVKSRVLAELASEQFGVSFVDLNSIDKESQPKDLVTEKLVRQHRVLPLWRRGNKLFIAVSDPTNHQAVTDIQFSTGMNTEAILVEDDKLGDAIEKFFDSASSGMDDLGDIDLDGLDVEAVNDDGPDGGEGNTADDAPVVRFVNKMLLDAIKKGSSDLHFEPYEKTYRVRFRTDGILQEIARPPIQLSPRISARLKVMAGLDISERRKPQDGRIKMRISKSKSIDFRVSTCPTLWGEKIVMRILDSASAQMGIDALGYEESQKDLYMAALKQPQGMILVTGPTGSGKTVSLYTGLNILNTVDVNISTAEDPVEINLEGINQVNVNPKQGMDFTAALKSFLRQDPDIIMVGEIRDLDTASIAIKAAQTGHMVMSTLHTNSAAETLTRLRNMGVPSFNIATSVNLIIAQRLARKLCNSCKKEIQVPRETLLEEGFPESKIGTFKIYEPAGCENCNGGYKGRVGIYEVVKNTPALQRIIMEEGNSIDISIQMRKDGFNDLRTSALLKAMQGVTSLAEVNRVTKD, from the coding sequence ATGAACGATAGCGTATCCCTTACCGGCCTTGCCCGCCAGATGGTTCTGGCAGAGCTACTGGATGAAAAAGCAGCCCAACAGGCGCAAAGCCAAGCCCAACGCAACAAGCTCTCGCTGGTCACTTATTTGGTTCAGAACAAGCTTGTCAAAAGCCGCGTACTGGCGGAGCTTGCATCTGAGCAATTTGGCGTCTCGTTCGTTGATCTGAATTCAATCGACAAGGAAAGCCAACCCAAGGATCTGGTGACTGAAAAACTTGTGCGCCAGCATCGCGTACTTCCTCTGTGGCGTCGCGGCAACAAACTCTTTATTGCCGTGTCCGACCCCACCAATCACCAAGCCGTTACTGATATTCAATTCAGCACTGGGATGAACACCGAAGCCATTCTGGTTGAAGATGACAAGCTTGGTGACGCCATCGAGAAATTCTTCGACTCAGCCTCCAGCGGCATGGATGACTTGGGGGATATTGACCTCGACGGCCTTGACGTAGAGGCCGTGAATGACGACGGCCCGGATGGCGGTGAAGGCAATACGGCTGACGATGCGCCAGTGGTACGATTCGTCAATAAGATGCTGCTGGATGCGATTAAAAAAGGCTCTTCGGACCTGCACTTTGAGCCTTACGAGAAAACCTATCGTGTGCGCTTTCGTACCGATGGCATTCTGCAAGAAATCGCCCGCCCCCCCATACAGCTATCGCCACGAATCTCTGCCCGCTTGAAAGTAATGGCCGGCCTGGATATTTCCGAGCGCCGCAAACCTCAGGATGGGCGTATCAAGATGCGCATCTCCAAAAGCAAATCTATCGATTTCCGTGTCAGCACATGCCCAACCCTGTGGGGCGAGAAGATCGTGATGCGGATTCTAGACTCCGCCAGCGCGCAGATGGGTATCGACGCCCTGGGCTATGAAGAGTCACAAAAAGACCTGTACATGGCCGCCCTCAAGCAACCCCAAGGCATGATTCTCGTGACCGGCCCAACAGGTTCCGGCAAGACCGTATCGCTCTACACTGGACTGAACATCCTCAACACCGTTGACGTGAACATTTCCACTGCAGAAGACCCAGTGGAAATAAACCTGGAAGGCATCAATCAGGTCAACGTCAACCCCAAGCAGGGCATGGACTTTACTGCGGCCCTCAAATCATTCCTGCGCCAGGACCCGGACATCATCATGGTTGGCGAGATTCGCGACTTGGACACAGCCTCCATCGCCATAAAGGCGGCACAAACGGGACACATGGTGATGTCGACCCTGCACACAAACAGCGCCGCCGAGACGCTGACACGCTTACGCAACATGGGAGTACCTTCATTTAACATCGCAACCTCTGTCAACCTGATCATCGCTCAGCGCTTGGCGCGCAAGCTCTGCAACAGCTGCAAGAAAGAAATACAAGTCCCCCGAGAAACTCTTCTTGAGGAAGGATTTCCGGAAAGCAAAATCGGCACCTTCAAGATTTACGAACCGGCCGGCTGCGAAAACTGTAATGGCGGCTACAAGGGTCGTGTCGGAATTTATGAAGTGGTTAAAAACACGCCAGCCCTACAACGGATTATCATGGAAGAAGGTAACTCGATTGATATCTCCATCCAGATGCGCAAAGACGGCTTCAATGACCTGCGAACCTCAGCCCTGCTGAAGGCCATGCAGGGCGTGACCAGCCTCGCTGAAGTGAACCGTGTGACTAAGGACTAA
- the coaE gene encoding dephospho-CoA kinase (Dephospho-CoA kinase (CoaE) performs the final step in coenzyme A biosynthesis.), which yields MTTKPWILGLTGGIGSGKSAVAQHFVDLGVHLVDADHAARWVVEPGKPALGKIVEHFGPDVLQADGQLDRAALRSKIFTDAEERRWLEALLHPLIGEEIIQYLARAQSPYAILVSPLLIESGQHKLTHRVLVVDAPEQLQIQRTMARDHSSDEQVHAILKAQASREQRLSHANDILLNDRDLHWLQTEVERLHAFYLTLRGGQA from the coding sequence TTGACGACGAAACCCTGGATTCTTGGCCTTACCGGCGGTATTGGCAGCGGCAAAAGCGCTGTTGCTCAGCACTTTGTCGACCTCGGCGTGCACTTGGTTGATGCTGATCATGCGGCCCGCTGGGTAGTGGAGCCGGGCAAACCGGCACTGGGTAAGATCGTCGAGCACTTTGGCCCCGATGTGTTGCAAGCGGACGGCCAGCTTGATCGCGCCGCACTACGCAGCAAAATTTTTACGGACGCTGAAGAGCGGCGCTGGCTCGAAGCCTTACTGCACCCACTGATCGGCGAGGAAATCATCCAGTACCTGGCACGCGCGCAATCGCCCTATGCGATCCTGGTGTCACCGCTGCTGATTGAGTCTGGTCAGCACAAACTGACCCATAGAGTATTGGTGGTCGATGCGCCTGAGCAGTTGCAGATACAGCGCACCATGGCACGCGATCACAGCAGCGACGAGCAAGTCCACGCCATCCTCAAGGCACAAGCCAGCCGCGAACAACGTCTTAGCCACGCCAACGATATACTGCTCAACGACCGGGACTTGCATTGGTTGCAAACCGAAGTGGAACGACTCCACGCTTTTTACCTGACCCTACGCGGAGGCCAAGCATGA
- the yacG gene encoding DNA gyrase inhibitor YacG — MSTPTLVACPTCGAPVEWGPQSPTRPFCCERCKLIDLGAWASEEHAIAGNPLEDDLFSGELPPREH, encoded by the coding sequence ATGAGCACACCAACCTTAGTTGCCTGCCCCACCTGTGGCGCACCTGTCGAGTGGGGCCCGCAAAGCCCAACCCGGCCCTTCTGCTGTGAACGCTGCAAACTAATTGACCTCGGCGCATGGGCGTCGGAAGAGCACGCGATAGCAGGCAACCCCTTGGAAGACGACCTGTTCTCTGGCGAGCTGCCGCCGCGCGAACACTAA
- a CDS encoding pilin, translating into MKAQMQKGFTLIELMIVVAIIGILAAVALPAYQDYTTRAKVSEVMLAASSARTNVSEAAATLGQLPPTASLVLASQVSKYVTGVSYASTASQSAVVTATGDAATLGVATNQNTITLTATYVAATGQVTWVCGGTVLEKYRPASCK; encoded by the coding sequence ATGAAAGCTCAAATGCAAAAAGGTTTTACCCTGATCGAATTGATGATCGTTGTTGCGATTATCGGTATTTTGGCTGCGGTGGCATTGCCTGCTTATCAGGATTATACAACCCGTGCCAAGGTTTCTGAGGTGATGCTGGCTGCATCGTCGGCCAGAACAAACGTATCAGAAGCTGCTGCTACTCTGGGCCAGCTGCCACCGACTGCTAGCTTGGTGCTTGCTTCGCAGGTTTCCAAATATGTGACCGGTGTTTCATACGCTTCTACCGCCAGCCAATCCGCTGTGGTTACAGCTACTGGTGATGCCGCTACGTTAGGTGTGGCTACTAACCAAAACACAATCACATTGACTGCCACGTACGTAGCAGCTACAGGCCAGGTGACTTGGGTTTGTGGCGGCACAGTTCTGGAAAAGTATCGTCCAGCTAGCTGCAAGTAA
- a CDS encoding DUF1780 domain-containing protein — MDDSDYLRLLTHQAEQANAFLSNARKWERERWVCQRLLQALNVSHRLDEFSAADHEPPDVLFRDASFEVFFVLDEGRRLNDEWRAELERRRSAFSLSQLVRREAKPRRIGAAELQQRLTPTLRKKAHNYKERGLDLGELDLLAYVNLKRAVPDFNSHFPPPTEFLRQGWRSLSLVGSTFARVLFAHPGAPDVLRTNLGRTVLFDVGISL; from the coding sequence ATGGATGATTCAGATTACCTGCGCCTGCTAACGCATCAGGCCGAACAAGCCAACGCCTTCCTCTCCAACGCGCGTAAGTGGGAGCGCGAGCGCTGGGTGTGCCAGCGACTGCTGCAAGCCTTGAATGTCAGTCATCGCCTAGATGAATTTAGCGCCGCAGATCATGAGCCGCCTGATGTGTTGTTCCGCGACGCCAGCTTTGAAGTGTTCTTTGTCCTTGATGAGGGCCGCCGCCTGAACGATGAATGGCGCGCCGAGCTGGAGCGACGCCGTAGTGCGTTCTCCCTCAGCCAGCTAGTACGACGCGAAGCCAAACCTCGGCGCATCGGCGCAGCCGAACTGCAGCAGCGGCTAACGCCAACCCTGCGCAAGAAAGCCCACAACTATAAAGAGCGAGGCCTTGACCTCGGCGAGCTGGACTTACTCGCTTACGTCAACTTGAAAAGGGCCGTGCCCGACTTTAATAGTCACTTTCCCCCACCGACCGAGTTTCTTCGGCAAGGTTGGCGCTCTCTGTCACTGGTCGGGTCGACGTTTGCTCGCGTGCTATTCGCTCATCCTGGTGCGCCAGATGTTCTGCGCACCAACCTTGGCCGCACGGTGCTGTTCGATGTAGGCATCAGTCTGTGA
- the nadC gene encoding carboxylating nicotinate-nucleotide diphosphorylase gives MPNLILADLANEIEANVRRALAEDIGSGDITAQLIPAERLAHAKVITREPAVICGTAWVDAVFRQLDPRVAVHWHIQDGQRAEPNQVLFELEGPARALLSGERSALNFLQTLSAVATRCQHYADLVQGTAVKLLDTRKTLPGLRLAQKYAVTQGGCHNHRIGLYDAFLIKENHIAACGGIAQAVTAAHKIAPGKSVEVEVESLEELRQALDAGADIIMLDELSLDEMREAVALTRGQAKLEASGGINETTLRAIAETGVDYVSIGALTKDVKAVDLSMRVNT, from the coding sequence ATGCCTAACCTCATCCTCGCCGACCTCGCCAACGAAATCGAGGCCAATGTGCGCCGCGCACTGGCCGAGGATATAGGCAGCGGCGACATCACCGCACAGCTGATCCCGGCCGAGCGTTTGGCGCACGCCAAAGTCATCACTCGCGAACCCGCAGTAATTTGCGGCACCGCTTGGGTCGATGCGGTATTTCGCCAACTCGACCCACGTGTCGCCGTGCACTGGCACATCCAAGACGGCCAACGCGCCGAACCCAATCAGGTGCTGTTTGAACTGGAAGGCCCCGCCCGCGCCCTACTCAGCGGCGAGCGCAGCGCCCTGAATTTCCTGCAGACGCTCTCTGCCGTAGCCACCCGCTGCCAGCACTATGCCGACCTTGTACAAGGCACCGCCGTCAAGCTACTCGACACCCGCAAAACCCTGCCTGGTCTGCGCCTGGCGCAGAAATACGCCGTAACCCAAGGCGGCTGCCACAACCACCGCATTGGCCTCTACGATGCCTTCCTTATAAAGGAAAACCACATCGCCGCCTGCGGTGGCATTGCCCAAGCAGTAACCGCCGCGCACAAGATCGCCCCCGGCAAGTCGGTAGAAGTTGAAGTGGAAAGCTTGGAAGAACTGCGCCAGGCATTAGATGCAGGTGCTGACATCATCATGCTGGATGAGCTGAGCCTGGATGAAATGCGTGAAGCCGTCGCCCTCACCCGAGGTCAAGCCAAGCTTGAGGCCTCAGGCGGGATAAATGAGACCACCTTGCGGGCAATTGCCGAGACTGGCGTGGACTACGTGTCGATTGGCGCGTTAACCAAGGATGTGAAGGCGGTGGACTTATCGATGCGTGTCAACACATAA
- a CDS encoding DUF3094 family protein → MSSRLNPDDQKRVEQYLSAPQHQIERQPFKLWRLLLVIFIAVIGLGLLSRLLSRLVL, encoded by the coding sequence ATGTCCAGTCGCCTGAACCCTGATGATCAAAAACGTGTCGAGCAATACCTAAGCGCTCCACAACATCAGATCGAGCGCCAGCCGTTCAAGCTGTGGCGACTGCTGTTGGTGATATTCATTGCCGTTATTGGCCTCGGCCTGCTGAGCCGTCTTCTGAGTCGATTGGTGCTATGA
- a CDS encoding MOSC domain-containing protein: MSPLNELLAAVPQQGCVRWIGVRPASRAAMIELEAVEARREAGLTGDHCRPGPRNARQVTLIQWEHLAVVSALMGRPAEQPITAPELRRNIAISGINLFSLKGRRFRLGQAILETTGWCQPCARLEERLGLGTFQAMRGHGGITARVLQGGIIRLNDDLRVEPL, from the coding sequence GTGAGCCCGCTAAATGAGCTGCTCGCGGCCGTACCGCAGCAAGGCTGTGTGCGCTGGATTGGCGTACGCCCGGCGTCACGGGCCGCAATGATTGAGCTAGAGGCTGTCGAAGCGCGCCGCGAAGCCGGCCTTACCGGCGACCACTGCCGCCCCGGCCCGCGTAATGCCAGACAAGTCACCCTGATTCAATGGGAACATTTGGCCGTGGTCAGCGCCCTTATGGGTCGACCTGCTGAGCAACCAATCACCGCACCTGAGCTACGGCGCAATATCGCCATCAGCGGCATCAACCTGTTCAGCCTTAAGGGCAGGCGCTTTCGTCTTGGCCAAGCAATTCTGGAAACCACCGGCTGGTGCCAGCCCTGCGCGAGGCTCGAAGAGCGCCTTGGCCTCGGCACCTTCCAAGCCATGCGCGGCCACGGCGGAATTACCGCGCGCGTGCTACAAGGGGGAATTATTCGTCTGAATGATGACCTGCGCGTTGAGCCTTTGTAA
- a CDS encoding PglL family O-oligosaccharyltransferase, protein MHVSVLGRYCVLIAGAIFLLSWVLPNHYYPWSSAYQEFASFLAVAILVLGAISNCYMKVPASFLFFVFVAFVPLVQFAFGRIYFFSSALLSFLYLIGFFFALVVGCVFFRSSRNGGYLLDVMVWAFMLGAVISIWIALKQWLLLSGSIWIVDMPPGGRPFANLAQPNNLATLLGIGVLAVLYAYEKSWFGRYSAGILVLFLLFGVALTQSRTPWLAFMCVAFFWFVKRRSYKFRVGSKVVFFWLVYYCACVVALPFISSFLMLDSTSLAARAQSFERLALWWQFILAIWHGPFWGYGWGQVGLAQVEMSSLYPVQMLTAHSHNVVLDLMLWNGPVLGLIIVVFLFFWFLRMALNARSLESTFALSVACLLLTHGMLELPLEYAYFLLPLGVLLGGVAAEHHNSYEIIFSKKMISVILVLSMSLLVVIWREYRLLEEDYRLMRFESARIGFLKADQPAPDVLLLTEVREFLRFARTDPAENMSKEQLQWMREVAHRPAYAPSLLRYALSLGLNGEPELASKQLQLLRELHGPVAYENSLSYLRALEPEHPQLGALLK, encoded by the coding sequence GTGCATGTTTCTGTGCTTGGGCGTTATTGTGTTTTGATTGCAGGCGCCATTTTTTTGTTGAGCTGGGTACTTCCCAATCACTATTATCCATGGTCTTCTGCGTATCAAGAGTTTGCAAGTTTTCTTGCGGTCGCGATTCTTGTTCTGGGCGCAATTTCTAATTGCTATATGAAGGTGCCGGCATCCTTTTTGTTTTTTGTTTTTGTCGCTTTCGTGCCTCTCGTGCAATTTGCATTTGGGCGCATTTATTTTTTTAGTAGTGCTCTGTTGTCTTTTTTATATTTGATCGGCTTTTTCTTTGCGTTAGTTGTTGGGTGTGTGTTTTTCCGCTCATCTCGGAATGGGGGGTATTTGCTGGATGTAATGGTGTGGGCCTTTATGTTGGGGGCTGTTATATCTATATGGATTGCTCTAAAGCAGTGGCTTTTGCTGTCTGGAAGTATTTGGATTGTGGATATGCCGCCCGGTGGTAGGCCGTTTGCCAACTTGGCGCAGCCGAATAACCTGGCTACATTGCTTGGTATTGGTGTGCTAGCTGTTCTTTATGCGTATGAAAAAAGTTGGTTTGGGCGTTATTCTGCGGGTATCTTGGTTTTGTTTTTACTATTCGGTGTTGCGTTGACGCAGTCCCGAACTCCATGGCTTGCGTTTATGTGTGTAGCTTTTTTTTGGTTTGTTAAAAGGAGATCTTATAAGTTTAGAGTTGGCAGTAAGGTTGTGTTTTTTTGGCTTGTTTATTACTGCGCGTGTGTCGTCGCTTTACCTTTTATCTCTAGTTTTTTGATGCTTGATAGCACCAGCTTGGCTGCGCGCGCGCAATCGTTTGAGCGGTTGGCGCTATGGTGGCAGTTTATACTTGCCATCTGGCATGGGCCTTTTTGGGGTTACGGTTGGGGTCAGGTCGGGCTCGCTCAAGTCGAAATGTCGTCTCTTTATCCTGTGCAAATGCTGACTGCTCACAGTCATAATGTCGTGCTTGATTTGATGTTGTGGAACGGGCCTGTTCTCGGTTTGATAATAGTCGTGTTCTTGTTTTTTTGGTTTTTGCGTATGGCGTTAAATGCCAGATCTCTTGAGAGTACTTTTGCTTTGTCTGTGGCGTGCTTGCTGTTAACTCATGGGATGCTTGAGTTGCCTTTGGAATATGCATATTTTCTTTTGCCTTTAGGCGTCCTGCTAGGTGGTGTTGCTGCCGAGCATCACAATAGCTATGAGATTATTTTTTCCAAAAAGATGATAAGTGTAATTTTGGTTTTATCGATGAGTTTGCTTGTTGTGATTTGGCGCGAATATCGTCTTCTTGAGGAGGATTATCGTTTGATGCGTTTTGAGTCTGCTCGCATAGGCTTTTTGAAAGCGGATCAACCTGCTCCGGATGTTTTACTTCTAACAGAGGTGCGCGAATTCTTAAGGTTTGCTAGGACTGATCCCGCAGAGAATATGTCTAAAGAACAGTTGCAGTGGATGCGGGAAGTTGCGCACAGGCCGGCCTATGCGCCAAGTTTGTTGCGTTACGCGTTATCTTTAGGCTTGAATGGTGAGCCCGAGTTGGCATCGAAACAATTACAGTTGCTGAGGGAATTGCATGGCCCTGTAGCATATGAGAATAGTTTGAGTTACTTGCGGGCCTTGGAGCCAGAGCATCCGCAGTTAGGTGCGTTGCTTAAATGA
- a CDS encoding type II secretion system F family protein, translating into MAVKALKTSTFAWEGTNKQGAKIKGEVSGQNPALVKAQLRKQGINPTKVRKKSASLFSAGKKIKPMDIALFARQMATMMKAGVPLLQSFEIISEGLDNPNMRKLVDDIKQHVAAGNSFAASLRTRPEHFDDLFCNLVDAGEQAGALENLLDRVATYKEKTEALKAKIKKAMNYPIAVVVVAVIVSAILLIKVVPQFETVFSNFGAELPAFTQFVIGISQALQKWWLIILVGIFVTIYALGEAKKRSEKFRNWIDRTALKAPIVGDIIYKSSVARYARTLATTFAAGVPLVEALDSVAGATGNIVFKNAVNKIKQDVSAGMQLNFSMRSTAVFPSMAVQMTAIGEESGALDMMLDKVASYYEAEVDNAVDGLTALMEPMIMSVLGVLVGGLIIAMYLPIFQLGAVV; encoded by the coding sequence ATGGCCGTTAAAGCACTAAAAACCAGCACTTTCGCTTGGGAAGGTACCAACAAGCAGGGCGCCAAAATAAAAGGTGAAGTCAGCGGCCAGAACCCAGCCCTGGTGAAGGCGCAGCTGCGCAAGCAGGGCATCAACCCGACCAAGGTTCGCAAAAAATCCGCATCATTGTTTAGTGCGGGCAAAAAAATCAAACCAATGGACATCGCGCTGTTTGCGCGACAAATGGCCACTATGATGAAGGCTGGTGTACCGCTACTACAGTCTTTTGAAATTATTAGCGAGGGTCTTGACAACCCTAACATGCGCAAACTGGTTGATGACATAAAGCAACATGTTGCTGCAGGCAACAGTTTTGCCGCCTCCCTCAGAACCCGGCCCGAGCACTTTGATGACCTGTTCTGTAACTTGGTAGATGCAGGTGAACAAGCTGGTGCACTTGAAAACCTACTAGACCGAGTTGCAACTTACAAAGAAAAGACAGAAGCCCTTAAGGCAAAAATCAAGAAAGCAATGAATTATCCAATAGCAGTAGTTGTGGTCGCCGTTATTGTTTCTGCCATCTTGCTCATTAAAGTTGTGCCTCAATTCGAAACAGTATTTTCCAATTTTGGGGCAGAGCTTCCAGCATTTACCCAGTTCGTAATTGGCATCTCGCAGGCCTTGCAGAAATGGTGGCTTATCATTTTGGTCGGTATTTTCGTAACTATTTATGCGTTAGGTGAAGCCAAAAAACGCTCTGAGAAATTCAGGAACTGGATTGATCGAACCGCTCTCAAAGCCCCAATTGTCGGCGACATAATTTACAAATCGTCCGTAGCGCGCTATGCCCGGACGCTTGCAACTACCTTTGCTGCTGGTGTTCCACTTGTAGAGGCATTAGATTCTGTAGCTGGCGCAACCGGTAACATTGTATTCAAAAACGCGGTGAATAAAATAAAACAAGATGTCAGCGCCGGCATGCAGTTGAACTTCTCCATGCGCAGTACGGCTGTATTCCCATCAATGGCTGTCCAAATGACGGCCATCGGTGAAGAGTCAGGCGCACTGGATATGATGTTGGATAAAGTGGCCAGCTATTACGAAGCCGAGGTTGACAATGCCGTCGATGGCTTGACTGCACTGATGGAGCCAATGATCATGTCGGTACTCGGCGTACTGGTCGGCGGCTTGATCATTGCTATGTACCTGCCAATCTTCCAACTTGGCGCAGTTGTTTAA